The nucleotide window ATTTTGAGTACTGTCCCCAAAAATAGGCAGCTAGAACTTTAGAGGCTTGAACAAAGAGAAATTGAGGTGGCTCTACAAGCCCCTAGTCATCACGAGATCATTATCTGCCTCATGCACAGCACTGGATTTAGAATTAAAATTTAGAATAGCGATACTGATGTTATCTGTAAGCTCTTTATACATCTCCTGCTCTTGAGATAAACATTTTGGTTATGCTAAGATCCTTAGATAATTATGTTACAGTCCCCTGATAACCAACTCAGATGCATATTGCTGTATTTTACAATGGTGTCAACAAGTAATTGTATGAAGAGTAGTTTCATGCCCATTTCCAAAAAACTATCTTCAAGACAAAAGCATTACTTGTGCAGGtctgtatttcaaaatgaatcagCATGGACTGATCCGAAGAATGATTTTAGCACGATACCTGTCCAGAGaacatctatctatctaactCCATATTTAAGAATGGAGAGACCTTCAGGAGGCAGAAATGAAGGGAGAGgtagagaagaggaggggaacGCAGGTGAAGGGATAGCAGTGGGCGGGCAGATAAAAATGGTCATGGAGAAAAGAAGAGCTGGAGGCCTGTGTGATGTTTTATTAGAAAGGTCACACGCTTTGGTCACTGCCTTTGACACTGCTCTCTAGGCatgcccctcccctcacacacacacacacacacacacacacacacacatatacacacacacacacacacacacacacacacaggcttaaAAGTCACTGATGCACCTGGTTGAGTCTTTTTCAAATGCTCTGGAAAGATCAGAGATTTTACCTAGGAAAAGAATCTTAATGTCCTTCTCTTTTCACTTTGCTTGTTAATTTTGCATAGTACGGTTTATCTGATTTACTGATTGGTCACTTTATTGGTTGAATTCCACAGGATTTTTTGAgttttgatttgctgtgtgGAGCAATGGGGGGGATTATGGCTACATTGTCAATGGAGATGGGGCGACGGTTTTCCTGTCAAAGCTTCCTGTCCaactgcagacacagcactgcacGGTACCATCGCTCAGGTACtgactgtctgcctgtctgtctgtttcactACACTCTACCATTACTCAGGTActaactgtctgtctgtctgtatgtatgatTATACTCTACCATTGCTCAGGtactgactgtctgtctgtctcattaCACTCTACCATTGCTCAGATACTGTCTGTCTCATTATACTCTACTATTGCTCAGGTACTGACAATCTGTCCATCCGTCTCACTGTTAAACACCATCACTGAAATACTGACTGCCTTTCTTTCAATACACTCTACCAACACTCGATGGCCACATTGTctctgtttgcctgtttgtctgtgggtctgtctgtctcactgcatGGTTCTATGCTCACGTACCGActgtgcctgtttgtctgtctaaCTGTACGGTTTCAACACTAAGGTAAAGCCTGACTGTCTACATGTCTGTCTTACTATGTGCTACCATTGCTCAGGTactttctgcctgtctgcctaTCTGTCTGTTTCACTGAATGTTTCCATCACTCAAAAAAGCGActgactctctgtctgtctcactgcgCATCAGCTTAGCCACAGTCTGTCTGAGTCTTGGCTCTTTTAGCTGCACTGCTTAGATATGACTCTGCTAGATATCAGAGCTGCTTCTGTGATGACCATAAAGGTGGAACAAACCCATGCATTATTGTTTGTTGTAAAGGGTCTTTTACTTTAGCTGGGGATAatctggattttattttttttttttttggttttagcTCTGTATTACTTTCACCACATGGGGGCACTGCCATGTTCTAAAGAGACACATCTTCAGTTTGCCCTCAGAACTCTGTCTTCAAAACAGGACCAAAGTTGCTGAAGTTGACTGCTGTTTGCTGGTTGTTCATATGgtttttacagtgcatttcagcagCACCAATCATGTCCAGGAGTAGTGCATGCGCCACCAGTCTTTAAAACTGGCTGATTGACTTCCTTTGTATACTTTTCCCTGCGATCTCTGTAGTGACAGCTCTGAGTAGTGCTTTATTGTGAAGTGGATAGCATAACGGAATGATAGCTGTGCATCAGTCTCCTGTTCTTCTAAGCAGAGAGACATGTGGAGTGCAGAGCAGTCTGTTGTTGATGTAGAGTCTGATCTGTGGCATGATTGAAAGCCTGGAGTTATGAAACATAATGCCTTCCTTATTGTGCTTTATTAAAGCTGGATTGCAGAGAGCTGAAGTTTCAGTGCACAGTGCACCCCTGGGACAAGGCTTTAAGTTGGCTCCATGGGCAATATAACGTTGCTATCAGCTCCTAATGCTGAGCCATCAAACTGTTTGCatatcagtgtttttaatgcagcacTAAAGGCtctgtaagtgtatgtgtgttttatggaaTCAGGAAATGAGTGGCCAGGGCCTGAggcttgtgtttctctgtgatcCAGAGAAGGAAAGCAAGGCATGAGGATGTTGGGAGAAGACGACTTAACAAAGGAGCGAGTGAATAAGTGAATGAGTGACTTATTTAGGGACTAAGTTGGAGcaagtgaatgagtgaaggAATGAGTGATGTAGGGGTGGTcaggagagagtgaatgagtgatgTAAGGAgtgagcaggagagagtgaatgagtgatttAGGGAGCGAGCAAAAGTGAGAGTGAGTAAGAAGCTGAGAGAGTAGTCACGTTAGTGGATAAATCAGTAAGTCATAGAACAATAGATGACTATTttctcacagtgttttttttcacagtatccatcagcaaaaaaatcaaaacaaaaatcaaacaaacaaaatcaaaaatcaaacaatttttTATATGAAGCGTCATAAAGTTACTGGTAATGTCCTATGaataagttatttttaaaacagttggTTAGCTTGGGAACTTCACAGACATTTTATGATAGCTATCCACATCATATCAATCTTGACTAAATTAATTTAGTCAGACCTTGCAATGTTGGCTAGCTAACGATTTAAGCTTGCTCTTAAGCCCATTGGTACGCTGACAATGCTTTTTGCAACATTCCTACCATTAAAATAACTAGCTGTTTAGTTTAGCCCAAATAGGTAGCTAGTGTGACTGCAACATGACCAATTGGTActtgtattgttttaaatttgaaacAGGAGCTAATGAAGCTGGTGCACATGTTAGCTCCAGCAGCCAGAGCTCTCCTGTCAGTCTCCATTGCAGTGCACACGCTTCCAAAGAGCACCCTCTGTACCATAATTTGTAATGTCAGACGCCAAAGATGACTTGAGCCCTTGAGTGGAACCTAATGTCAGCACTGTCTACACCTTTTAAAAACCTGTTAGTGTTTTAATGCTTGTCTGCAAGGAGTCAATGGCATTCTGATACACTAAAAGCTAGACTTCACATCCTGTAGCCGTCTTTTACAGGGATCTCTCCAGGTGTATGATATATATGATagtatgatatactgtatgtaatagtGAACCTGTTTCATCAATgttgaataataatgaaaataacaatatgAACTTATCATCACACATTGATCCTTGACATTGAgatgtttttttgctttgattataTATTGTCCTTCACAGAAAACCTTAATTTTCTGAAGTGAACAATCACACTTTCGTCTTTTTTATGTCAACAGAATGCATAGTGGTTTTAGCCATCCTTTGTTTTTCGTGTGGAAGCTGCCTGTTGGTATTCATTCCATTCACCAACCTGCTTGTACAATTCCTGAATACATCCCTACTCTATATCCCTGAAACAGAGCGGGTAGTCAGTAATAGGTCAGAAGTATAAAGGTACTCATTAAGGGCATACACAATATAATTACTGTGAATGAGGCTGCCTTTGTGATACATTATTTAGTTACCTGTCAGGGACCCTGTCCACTGTGACTTTAAGTAGAGCCCTTTCGTTTTATAGCTGAACATTTATCCCAGCCATTCGATATAATCACTCTTTTCAGGTGTACAACAGCTGTGCACCCCCAACCAGAATTCAAACCATAACAGTCCCTTAAGGCTAAAgataaaacaatgaaagaagGTAGACATTTACAAaaggtaaggggggggggggcatcaggTTAGGAGCAAGGCATTCTAAAGAAAAAGAGATTTTTGCCTTCTTTCTTTAAAGTCAGGGCAGTGGTCATTTCTCTTTGTCCACTTCTCCCCAGTAAATTGCTTTTCTGGCCAATGCCCATCTCAGCCACAAACAAAAAGTGAACTGTACAAGTCCTTTATCGATTAGCTCTGACTCTATCCTCCTTCCACCTCATCTCCCATCGCTGTTAACTCTGTGCATTAGTGAGTGCAAAGTCATCACCAGCAACTCTCCAttctccttcctgtctctctttctctctctctctttcacacacacacacacacacacacacacacacacaaacacaggcgcgcacacacacacacacacacatacacatgtatgcagATGCACTGGTAGACATGCAGATCACCTCTGACAGGCCTGCCTGTAAATTGAGGACACGGACACACTCTCATACATTTACGGCtgtatatataatgcataaCGGCCCAAgccaaaacacaaaccaaacccAATCTACCACTACCCCAGAAATCCTGGAGCCACAACAAAGATGTCTGCCACATCAGTACTGACCCTCTCACCATTTTGACACACCGACTTGACTCCCCTCACAGATACACTTCACACTCGGCTTTCAGAAACTTCAGGCTTGAGTGGCAGAACATTGTAAAGCCAAACCTTGCCTCACTTTAACATGTTGGAAATAGTGGTATGGTATTGGAGCCCCTCGCCCTGCTTTGCCAGGAAGACACACCAGCCCAGTTGGAACCCTCCGTGGGTGGGACATGGCAACACTGTTCTGTATAGCCCACCCTCTGAGCTTCAGCAATGCATAAAAATCTGGCTAAAAACCTAGCATGGTCGCCTACTGCCTAGAGATACTCTGTAATTGGTGGCCTTGTCTGCAAAGGTTTacttttctggaaaaaaaaaacaagaagacagacacacagatacatggaTGTCATTCTTCAGCTTCAGTATATGCAAcaaagcagtgcatgctgggccAACTCTCTTGTGTCATAAATTTTGTAAGTATAAATGAAACCACATATGCTTTTCTGTACTATTTTGTGATCCAGGCCGATGCCCAGCCAGTGATCTCATCTCTCTGGACAGAGGTCTGATCTCCCCAGTCATAACTGTAGCTGTGGACAGACAATACCTGGTACATGAAATACCAAACTGTGGAGGATTGTAAGACCTGGAGTCCGCATAAAATACTCCCGTACCAGCCTAGATCTACATTACTTGTGGAATCTTGGAAAAGGATAGGAGACATGGAGATATAGCTATCATGACTCAAATAGtatgagtaagagagagagcgggaggagggagagatggaggggatTTTATTCATCATCCCTTATGGACTGCTTCTGAGTCTTGCCATTTTATGTCTTTTCCTGCACACAGATCTGTAAAGAGGCCATTGATCTGCTGCTGtcagttaaaatattaaaagcacTTTTAAGTGAAGGAggctcctccctccctttttaatccatttcttCATGCAACGATTCCTCCCAGGCATCGAGATATATCATAGTTTTAAATGAAGTTGCTCCCACTCATCTATTATCAGCAGCATAACAGGCAAAACCTGAATGTAGGTGCTGTCACATCACATGCTGCGCAATGTGTCCCTCACATTAGGCCCTGTGAGCAAATATACAAGTGTACATATAACTGGGCATGCATTAGCATGCATGTGCAAATGTGGATATAGAAATGTGCATATACAAACTTATGTAACAGCATTCACATATATATGCACTTAAAAGCATGTGAGTATACATACGTAGTTCCAAATGCACACATAATCGCACGTATATGAATGTGGGTGATTTAATGCTAAGGTATAGGGGAGAAACAGTGGGATCATCAgagttgtgtgagtgtgttgctgTAACAAGCTGTATTACTATTCCGGTAATATATTGATAAATCAATAACTGCCATATTGATGAGGATGAAACTAAATTGGACTGTTAGAACCTGTCAGCTCTCAAAACCAAGCAAACGAAAAACTGAGAGGGGAACATCGGTGAAGAGATGCTGTGTTTCTTTTAGAACAGCCAAAAGAGTGTCCGAAAGACAGAGAATATGTGTACAAAAGCATTCATTCAGACAGTAGTGTCAGCTTTGGGGATATGgtccagaggaagaggagggggaagtggagggaaggggagagggagggggggatagAGGGGATGTCCTCAGAAAGAAATCCTCTTCATCTCTGCCTCTTTGGGCTTAGTAGAAGAAAATGTTTCTAGGCACTGAGGCAGAAACTGGAGAgatgggaaagagagagtgagagagggaaagaaagagagatagattAAGTGAGAAGgatgtgagacagagagaaagaacaaggaAATAGGAGAGGTCCCGAGTTTTCTAGTTCCCAAGAATCTTTAGTTCTAACTCATTGGAGAGCATTAGAGAGAAAGCCACAGGGCTCGCCAAAAATTATTAGTGCTTTGTTGTAGTgtaggacagacagagagagagcaggagagagagagagaaagagagggctTCCAAGTTCAAGAGTCTGTAGTTACTCTTACAgtattgagagagagagagagactgaggaagaggggggaggggagtatAAATTGAGGAGATGGAAAGAGCAGCCCTTGACATGAATTTCGGGACCTGAGAGCACAAGAGTCATTGGACAAGGCAGCCAATAAAATCACAGCAAtcaaaggagagacagagagaagatgcgagtgagagagagacaagtcAGCACTCCACCTTTGGGAATACAAGTGGAGGAGAAATAGTATAAATATGGTTTGACTGCATGGGACTTGAACACAACAAAACTGGACATATTCTGATCATCTTATTTGCATCAAAAACACACCAGTTCATTTGCTTCTGCTGGAAGCCAAGACAGCATGGAGGATAGCATGACCAGACTAACACCTGGATTTGACTGAAAGACatgagagaaagaatgagagagaaaaaaacagcatgagaaagctgaaaacttaCCAGGAGAGCTTCCACAGGAGAAACAGCTGATGAGGTGGCATGCATAGGACACTGAGGAAAAATATCATGAGAggtgaatgaaaaatgagataTTGATAAAGAATCATTTGAATTTGGCACTCAAGGGTTTTTAAGCACGACCTTGTTCATTAATTTGGTATTCCTTTGGAGTGGGGGAGTACAttaggaggagaaagggaaggagaggagagattagTTCAGCCACCATTTGTGCTGATCTGTTCTTAATGCACTGGCTGAAACAAGGCTTGATAGaaagtaaaatattaatttctaaATGTGATTTTTAGAAGATTACATTCTGTTTgaagcacctgtgtgtgtctgtgtgcgaaGTGCTTGTGATTCAAAGTTTCAGTAGATTAGCATGTCTCCCAGTTATTGTGTCAGCTGTGCAGCATGGCATAAGGACTAGTAAACACTATAAGTCAAAGCTTGGAAATGTGGATGACAATTTTGTGATATTGTGGAAAATCAATTACTTTCCTTCAACTGTTGCACTGAACTAGTTGCAGTAGAGTCCTTTTCAGGGATGTGACAGTGTGATTTGGAGAAGGATACATCCTTGGACTCTCTGTGATCAATGGCATTCTGTGTCTGGTAAATAGACTTGTACCtttgtgtctcagtgtgtttgtCCGTTCATGAGGGGTCAAGAAGGGTGAGGAGAATTCTAGCAGgcaaaaaatgagaacattctCCAGAAACTGTGACTGTGACCAGACTGTAATTCCCGCTGTGACGCCAGCTCACTGTTGAGATTTTGTCGTCTCAGAATGGCCTACATTGTTCCAGTTTACTTTGTGAGTCTCACCGGACTGGTCCACGTTACTTTCAGCACCAACCTTACTGCAAGTGTCCACTAGTCCTAGCTAACTCTCTCTGGGAGTCAACACGAGCCAGCTCCACCTCCCCAGTCTAGCACACAGCTTTGTCCCCAGCAACCGGTCATGGGGATGCAGGGCATGGAGCTGTTTGCTGTCGGCGTGGTCATCATTCTGTTTGTGGCCGTGCTCAAGCAGTTTGGCATCTTGGAACCAATGTCCATGGAAGGTAAGGATTTGGTTATGGGAGCCCTGTTTGCACTGTAGTAACAGGACAGGAGCATCTCCTTCAGTCCACACGCACGTTACGCAACGTAGGGGAGAGTGCAGGGAGTAGCTATTTTGGTTTTAAATAGGAGGGGAACAGTACTGCTGTTGATACTGCTGTCAGTTTGCTTATATCAGTGATAGCACAAACTGACATAAACCTGGCCATTGTGACTTGTTGACCATTTTGACATCAGAAGATAGAGGCAAGGCTGGGGGTTATAAGACTGTGGTAGTCACTCCTTCAGGTCATGTATCTAACAGTGTGGTGACACTTCAACCCTCAAACTGGAAAACTGACACCTCACATTTTCCAGGATTAATACTGCTGGCTTTCCAGTgtgatttttattctttttagtCATAGTGAGCAGATAGACATGCTAGTGTCACTGAGGTTAAAGGACCTGTAAAACTagagaaagaaaatcaaaatacacttttttattttttttacttgcagcCTTATCATTTTAGTCTCTTCTGTTGTCACAGACCCACTGAACATCTGCAGACTATGTTGATCTAATACCTTGTCCAATCACAGCACCATCAGCCACCAGCCAACCTCTCTTAGGAGAATAGATGTCATTACATTGAAAAGACTGTGTATCTATTGTGCAATTGCTGCATGTGAACATGCTAATTAAATATGATATGCTATATACATTCTAACTAATGTGAAATACCAATTTTCAGGTTTCTTTCTTGTACAAATGATCCCACTCTTCACCTCCATTCCTtcccctaaccccaaccctatACATGACCCCAGTTTTAAACCTTATCCAAAGTCCAACCCTAGTGCAGTCCAGCAGGTAACTGCATGAGCTGTATAGTGTTCTTGCTGCTGGTTTAACCATAGTGTAAAATGCCTCCTTGAGCGCTGTGTGATGAAAGAGGTCCTTTTGTCTTTGAGACATCGCTAACAAGGCCGCTTACCTCACTAGGTCTGGGGATCACTTGAGACATTGGTCCCGGCTTGTGTCTCCAGGGCTGTCTTTGCACTAACAGACGGAAGGATTTTATTTATCTGGATAAACCTCTGGTTTGTCTGTGGCTGGACGATGTGTTCAAGGTACATATCAGGCAGATCCATGCATACACCTCAAGCCACCCCTCTACGATGACCAGACCTATCCATTACAAACTGGTCTGtttatatgtgaaatattatttgTAAGATATGCTAGGTTTCAATATGCTCTACAGTATAACGTATGTGTGAAATTACATGTGgcatgtaataaaaaaaataatcagtgcacacacgcacacacatcaaTATATTTGTGGTGTGTATGTCTATGGGGGTgggtgagtgcatgtgtgcatgcatgcttgtgtgtgtgcataagtgCGGGCATGTGTATGTTATAGTCTTCATACtttggattttatattttaatgtctaCCTTTATCATAGGAGGGGAGATCTGTGTGTGGTTTGCAAATGCACAGATAAGGAGAGAGTTTGCACTTATTGCAGGCTTCCTGTTGATATACTTTACAACTTTCAAACAGATGTCACTAACACACAGAATTGGCCTGCTGCCCCTCACTAACAGTAATGTCACACTCAATGCAGAGTGTCTCAGAATCCTCAAATTTCTCCCTGCTGTCTTTAATGATCTTACTTAAACCGCAGGTCTCAACTCAGGTTCATTCTCCCTGTATTTTCTGCTTGACTTTTTGAATCCCTGCTTCTCCTCTGCCCTCCCGTTTCCATCTCCCTTTTCACCTAGCAGGTATGTGGGTtttgcccctctcccctctgttccCAGGCTTGTTCActctatctctgtctttttctctcttttggtCCCTTCTTTTGGCCATTGAGGGAGTCAGCACCTACCCCTGGCCAGTTCCAGCATTACCTCCCATTAATTATACATGTGGTATTGAGCTGGCCTTACGGCCAGCTAAATATGGACCCTTGCTCTCTGTCGCTGGGGGTTCTGAAGGACACTATACATGCATCAGGGAATTACTCCTCCCCCTACTTTTGTGCACTCATATTTTTGTGCCTGTCCCACtctccaccccttcctcctACTCTCCCTTCATTCCCTCATTTAGCTTCCCTGCTTCCAAACTGACTGCAACAATTCATACATAACAGCTGAACTTTTCACAGTGTTTCccttaaaagaggaaaaatccaCATTGTTACAAGATGCAAGcaacagaaaaagcagaaattaaaAGAAAGCTGTTGTAGCTTTTGCCCCAGCAATGAATGTGcatcctcttcctttctccctgaAGAATGCTTCCATACTATAGTGGCATAATAACCACAATTTTTGGGTGCCGCTCCACGTGAGCTGACTAAGGGATTCCCGCTCCAGTGGGTCAGAAGTCACTATGCAACCTAACAGCAAGCACACCAAGCCAGACAATCCTGCAGAGGGGAAGAAGTCCCTTTCAcattcctccccctccttttttGCTGATCTCCTACCTCTCTCTTCACCCCAGTGTCTGCATTTATATGTTTGCcaattttttcctctgtttgcaTCACTTGTCTAAGGAGGTATATGCTAAGTGAGCATGGAAAGTGTGGATTTTGAGTAATGCTGGCAAAGAATAAGAAGAAGGGATGTCGtctatttgtgtttatttccccATTCCCCAACATCAGTGTTAAAAGACTGATGAAGCTTCTTTGACTCATCCAGCATCCATCAGCAAGGACATTATCTGTTGTGATATATTTGGGGAGGTTAGTAGGGTGGGGGAGGGTCAAGACTTTTCAGTACTTCTACATTTTTCAGGTGCATCAGTGTACAGTAACACACGGATCAAAGGTGGGCAATTGGTcttaaaaaaaagtgacacacCACAGGGGATTAATGGCTTCGTCACTGtttctcattctcttcctcAATCTCTTCACTTCCCTTTCTGTCTTCCGTCGGTTCCAATTCAAATGATAGAAAAGTGGTGCTTCGGTGTAATTGGagtcttttctgttttttctctctcactctttccaactccttttctctcctctccctctgtctctctgtctatgtctctctctccctctacatGATTGCGCATATCCCACAGATGGTGAGTTTTCACCCTGTGTGAATCCAAACACTTGGGTTTCTGTATCTCCCTACTAACCATCTACACTGTGACCTCTGTTCTGACTGTACCACTCCAAAACCTGTGTCACTCAATCTTTCTTGGCCACAACTGTGTCACTCCAGCTTCCTGTTCCACTCTTCTATCTGTGCCCTATGTCTTTTTATCCATGGTCAATCTCTGTAGTTCTTTCTTTCTATTCTCCTCTCTGAGtcacccctttctctcctcctcctcttcattccCTTCCCtgattctctttcttttttcactttctctcccaTTTTCACCTATCATCTTCCTTTCCTCCTGCCCACTCACTCTCTTGATCTCTTCcactccctcttcctgtctctctcacagacagcagtgacagtgacctGGAGTTGTCTACGGTGCGGCATCAGCCAGAGGGGTTGGAGCAGCTGCAAGCCCAGACCAAGTTTACCAGGAAGGAGCTGCAGTCACTCTACAGAGGATTCAAGAATGTGAGGCTGGGGGGTGAAGCTAGGAATTGGGTGGGGCTGTGGAGCTGCTTGATCACAGGGAGGGTACCATAGATATACAGAACATCACAGATGTTGTATGTAATGACAAGCTTTTCAGCTCCTTTGTTCTTTCCATCCCGCATTACAGACATttcagcactgtctgtgttgttATGCTGTGTAGCTATGGATGCGCTGTTTTAGATCACAttccttcaagaatgttcataatgagccagcaaatcatAACACAGAGCTTTCAGTGTGTAGCATGCAGACTTGAATATCTGCCcaatatatagaatatctgtAGCTCTATGATATCTCATAGACCTTGAGCTACCCAAGCTTTCTTATAGTTGTAGTGGATCTTCTGTGATCTgcctctatgtgtgtgtgtgtgtgtgtgtctgtgtgtatgtctatgtgtgtgtttttgtctgtgttcgCGCATGTGCACTCACAACCCACAGCTTATTTTCTCACTGCCCCTCTCACAGGAGTGTCCCAGTGGACTGGTGGATGAAGAGACCTTCAAGTCTATCTATTCCCAGTTCTTTCCTCAAGGAGGTAGGCATCATATCACACTCTCATTTTATTGTGGTTAAATAAAGCACTGATCCAAGGCCCTGGCAGTcactctgggggggggggggggggggggggggggctcagtgTGGTAAAGTACCAAGAAGGGTAGAGTGGCAGAGTGGAAAATAAACAggtaaacaaatgaaagagaTTTATTCCAATAAAGCAGGACTCATACGACTAGTAAGTATCATTCAATGAGTGAAAAAAGGAATCCTGCAACCTGTAACAGTGTAGGATGTATAGTGAATGTAGATAGGCATTCTGACAATTCAACATATTTATCAGCCctgtctctttttcccctcctaTCCCTCggtctctccctgtcttcctccACCCCACAGATGCTACAACGTAtgctcatttcctgtttaatgCATTTGATATAGACAGAAATGGTTCTATCCGGTTTGAGGTGAGAAAGACTTCTActcttttctgaaaaatgtttatctgtgaaaaaaatcaaatgttaaactataaaccaaaaatataagaaatattaaaatgttagtATCATATATTACAGATGTAGTTATCTTCTGGCTCTTTATTTGGTGAAAATTATTTGCAGGATTTTGTGATTGGACTCTCTGTGCTCTTAAGAGGCTCTGTGACAGAGAAACTCAATTGGGCTTTCAACCTCTACGACATCAACAAGGACGGCTACATCACCAAAGAGGTAGCAAAGACTCTCTTCAGTTACGAGATATGAAACTCTAGACTTTTATGTTGAACATCCTAAGCATTCCATTACCAAAACTCTGTACCACCTCTATAAGTTAGGCAGTGATCAGTTTTATTTGCCACTCACACTTTACAGGGGAATAAAAAGGACAATGGGCCCATTCACTGTTTGTACTTTATGTGTCTCTTGTCCAATGACCACCTGCCACACCTGCTTCCCCCAACATtgctgctctgtggctgtggttGTTGGCCCACAGGAGATGCTGGCGATCATGAAATCAATCTACGACATGATGGGCAGGTACAC belongs to Megalops cyprinoides isolate fMegCyp1 chromosome 5, fMegCyp1.pri, whole genome shotgun sequence and includes:
- the LOC118777747 gene encoding calsenilin-like; its protein translation is MQADGKAVDGSLLADANGMEPGPGGQKEGGKWQKPRLTRKALMKCCLVKWIIASAAPQGPDSSDSDLELSTVRHQPEGLEQLQAQTKFTRKELQSLYRGFKNECPSGLVDEETFKSIYSQFFPQGDATTYAHFLFNAFDIDRNGSIRFEDFVIGLSVLLRGSVTEKLNWAFNLYDINKDGYITKEEMLAIMKSIYDMMGRYTSPSVRDDAPFEHVEKFFQKMDRNRDGVVTIDEFIETCQKDEDIMSSMQLFENVI